The nucleotide window GAATATGGTCAGAGCCAGACCCGTGACCACCTGGTTGGCCCGTAAGGTGATGGTCAAAAAGGCGAAAAGGGCCGCCATAACACCTGCCGCTAGCAAGGCCGTCAAAAAGCCCAGCCATGGACTGCCCGTGCGGGCCGCAACCATGAAGCCGGTCACGGCCCCGACCAGCATCATGCCTTCCACTCCCAGGTTTAAAACTCCGGCCCGTTCGGCCAGAATTTCTCCCAGGGCCGCATAAAGGATGGGTGTTCCGGCGGTAATGGCCGCCGCCAGGGTAGCTATCCAAATGGAGTTTTCCATAAATCATCTTACCTCCTTGCTTCTCAAGCGCAGGCGGTAGCGGGTGAAAATTTCTCCTCCAAGGACAAAGAAAAGGATGGCCCCCTGGAGCATGGACACCGTCGCCGCCGGCACGCCGGCAGTTTGAACGCTATAGCCGCCGACAATGAGGGCGCTGAAAAGGAAGGACACTAAAACTATGGCCGCCGGATGGAGTTTGGCCAACCAGGCGATTATGATGGCCGTATAGCCGTATCCCGGGGAAATGCCGTGCTGCAGGCGATGGGTGATGCCGGCCACTTCGCTCATGCCGGCTAATCCGGCCAGGGCTCCGCTCAACAACATCACCAGGATGATGTTTTTTTCTATTTTAATACCGGCATAGCGGGCCGCCCGAGGGCTTTCACCTATAACCCGGATTTCATAACCCCAGCGCGTCCGCCAGAGAACGACGGCCAAAAGAACGGCGGCCACCAGGGCGAAAATCAGGCCCAGATGAATGCGGGTACCGCCTATTGTCGGTAGGGTGGCGGCTTCGCTGAAAGGTGCTGTCAAGGGAAAATTGAAACCTTTAGGATCCTTCCACGGACCGTAAACCAAATAATCTACCCACAGGATGGCCACATAATTTAACATTAATGTGGTAATGACTTCGTTCACGCCCCATTTGGCCCTAGGCAAAGCCGGAAGCACGGCCCACAGGCCGCCCATGGCCACCCCCGCCAAAAACATAGCGGGAAGCATTATATAGGCCGGCAGGTGGGGAAAGGTCAGGGCCACCCAGCTCGCCCCAAAGGCCCCCATGTAAAACTGCCCCTCCGCCCCAATGTTCCAGAGGAGCATCCTAAAGGCAACGGAAACGCCCAACCCGGCCAGCATTAGTGGTATTGCCTTGACAACCGTTTCCGAGAGGCCGTATTTGGAGCCGACGACCCCTGCCAGCATATCCTGATAAACCTGTAAAGGTCTATATCCGGTAGCCGCCAGGAAAACGGCGGCGACACCCAGAGCCATGATGACGGCAGCCACAGGCACGACTACGGCCAATGCCCGGGAAGGTTCGAGACGTTTTTCCCAAGTGATAAAAGAGGTTTTAGCCATCAGGCGCCGACCTCCATTCTTTTCGCTCCGGCCATCATCAGGCCTATTTCTTCAACATCAGCTTCCTCCACCGCCATCAGGCCCATAATTTCGCCTTCGTAGATAACGGCGATGCGGTCGGCAAGGCGAAAAAGCTCTTCCAGGTCCTCGGAGATTAATAATACGGCCGTCCCTGCCGCCCGTTGTTCCAAAAGCAGGCGATGGATTGTTTCCGTCGCCCCTATGTCTAGTCCTCGGGCCGGATAAACGGCCACCAGGAGGCGCGGCCTGGACGATATTTCCCGGGCCAGCAGCAACCTCTGCAGGTTGCCGCCGGACATTAGCTTTACCGGCGCATCCAGGCCCGCCGTCTTAACCTGGAAACGCTCCACCAGCTCCTTGGCCCAACGGCGCGCCGCACGCCGGTCAAGAAGGGTGCGGCCCCAGCGGGGGTGGCGGTACTCTTTAAGGAGCAGGTTATCAACGGCCCCCATATTGGGCACCAACCCCATTCCCAGGCGGTCTTCCGGAATGTAACTGACACCCACGTTGATGGCCCGGCAAGGATCGCACCGGTCTAATTCTTCCCCGGCGATAATAACGGTCCCTTCATGAAAGGGTCTTAAACCGGCAATAACCTCTGCCAGTTCCCGCTGGCCGTTGCCGGCCACCCCTGCAATTCCCAGAATCTCGCCGGCATGAACCGTCAGGTTGACGCCCTTTAAGGCAGGCAAACCTTTATCGTTAAAAGCCTTTAAATTCTTTATTTCCAGGATTTTATCGCCTTTTCTGGCTGCCAGTTTATCTATCTGCCAAAGTATTTCTCGACCCACCATCATTCGCGCCAGTTCTTTCTCGTTCGTTTCACTTTTTTTAACGGTGGCAATGGTTTTACCGCCCCTTAAAATGGTAATGGTGTCGGCGGCATCCATTACCTCCTGCAGTTTATGGGTAATAAAGATTACGGCACATCCCCGGGCCGCCATCTTTTTCAACGTACGGTATAAATCCCGGGCTTCCTGGGGGGTTAAAACCGCCGTCGGCTCATCGAGGATCAGCACCCGGGCATGGCGGTACAACAATTTGATGATTTCCACCCGCTGCTGCTCGCCTACCGAAAGCTGCCAGATGCGCGCCTGGGGGTCAACCTGGAGGCCGTATTCTTTAGAAAGGGCGGCAATTTCTTCGGCCAGCCTGTTGAGGTTGAGGCGAAAGCCGCCTTTAAGGCCTAAAGCTACGTTTTCCGTTACGGTAAAAGGCGCCACCAGGCGAAAGTGCTGGTGAACCATACCGATACCCGCCGCAATGGCGTCCCGTGGTGAACGGAAATTCACCCTTTGCCCGTCGATATAGATTTCGCCGCCGTCAGGGCGGTAAAGCCCCGTAAGAATGCTCATCAAGGTGCTCTTACCGGCACCGTTTTCGCCCAAAAGGGCATGAATTTCCCCCGCCCGTACGGTTAAATTGACGCCGTCGTTAGCCACCACACCGGGAAAAACCTTAGTTATGCCCCGCATCTCTATCAGGGGTGCTGTCATGAATAAATGCTCTCCTCCCCATCGGCCTGAACTATTTATTTGATTCGCCGCTCTTTGACAAAATTCCTTCTCCCTTATATAATTTTATTAAATTTTCTTCCCAAAAATATCATGTTATTTAACTACCGGTTTACAATTGAGGCCGTGGAAGCAAATCCCACGGCCCCCCTATCAAAATGTTACCCGCTTTTATTTGGGAATATCGCCTTCAACGCCCTCAACAAACCAGTCAAAACCGAGTACATCTTGGTGACTCATCTTCTGTCCTTCAGGCACTCGTACTTTCCCGCTCTGGTCCTTGATGGGGCCCTGGAAGACATAGAACTTGCCGTCGATAATTTCCTGTTTCTTGGCGTTCACCAGGTCACGCACTTCCTGGGGCACCTTGTCGCTGAAGGGCCCGAGGTCAACCACACCGTCTTTCATAGTTCCGTAGTAGTCCTCAGATTTCCACGTCCCATTTTTGACGGCTTCAACCGTCTTTACATAATACGGACCCCAGTTCCAGATCGGCGAGGTCAAATTGGCATTGGGAGCGAACTGGCGCATGTCACTGTTATAACCGATGCCGTATTTACCCCGCTCCTGGGCTGCCTGCTGCGGTCCCGGGGTGTCTTGGTGCTGGGCGATAACGTCGGCGCCGGCATCTAGAAGGCTTAAAGCCGCCTGTTTTTCGGCCGCCGGGTCATACCAGGTATTGGTCCAGACTACCTTAACCTTAACGTTGGGGTTAACTGAACGCGCCCCCAGGGTAAAGGCGTTGATGCCGCGGATTACTTCCGGAATGGGGTGGGCTGCTACATACCCCAGAACGTTGGTCTTGGTCATTTTGCCGGCCACCATGCCGGAAAGATAACGGGGTTCTTCCATAGCGCCAAAGTAAGTACCGACATTGGCAGCCGTCTTATAGCCGGAGCAGTGCATAAAGACGACGTTGGGGTATTTCTGGGCCACCTTGATTACGTAATCCATGTAGCCGAAGCTGGTAGCAAAAATGACCTTATTACCCTTTTCCGCCAGTTCCGTTAAAACCCTTTCTACGTCGGCCCCCTCGGGGACGTTTTCTACATAAGAGGCTTCCACCCAGGGTAATTTATCCACCAGGTACTTGCGTCCCTGCTCATGGGCCCAGGTCCATCCGGCATCACCAATCGGTCCCACATAAATAAAGGCGACCTTCATTTTCTGGTCTGCAGCCTGCCCTGCGGCCGGCTTTTCCCCGCTCTGGCTGTTCCCGGCCGGTTTCTGGCCGCCGCAGCCGGCGGCAAATACAGCTACCACCAAGGCCAGGAGCAGCACTGGTATGAAACGCCATCCTTTACGCATCATGTGTCCATAGCTTGTCCTGCAAACTATGGACTCCACCTCCTTTTTGATGTTTTTTTAGCCTCCTGCAAAACCCCAGAGGTCTTGAGAGACAAGGGATTTTGCAGGCTTTTTAAGCAGGGTTTCCTCCAGTTTTCATCGAAATACTTAGGAGAAATTACTCTGGAGGTGAGCCCCTGTTGCCCAAACATAAGCAAATTTCCTTGTGTGATCTCTACGAAGAATTTGAACAGGCTTCAAGCAAAGACAAACTGAAAATGCTCACCGATTACGTAGACATCGAAGAGATTATCCCCTTAGAGGTTAAACTGGCTTACTACAAATCCACTGGTCGCCCCCCTTATTCTTTAGCGTCCATGTTGTCTGCCTTAATCCTCCAGAAGATCTTATCCATTCCCACAGTTGAACTTTTGGTTACCTTCCTTGAATTGTCAGAGCCCCTGAGAGACTTTTGCGGCTTTACTCAAAGCGTTCCTGACCCCGCTACTTTCTCGAGGTTTAAAGATAAAATCGGGCCAAAGGAGCTTAAAAAAATCTTAGACCGTTTGGTGGAACTAACCGAGCCCTACTTAAAAAAGCTCGACCCTTTTGCGGCCTCCCTTCTCGTCCTGGATACAACCGGCTTAGAAGTGCCGGTAAGAGAAAATAACCCGAAGTTCTTTTATTCCTTGAAAAACCAGGTCGAGAAGGGAGCCCCTGAAAAACCTGAAAACGAGATTTATGCCATGACTATTGCCAAAATGCCCAAATGTGCCAGGGCCGCCCCAAAGGCCAAACTCATGTATACCAACGGTCACTTTGCTTATGCCTACACCGCTGCTATCCTGACTAACGGTTTCGGCCTCGTCCGGAATGTGATGCTTTTTGAAGGACAGAAAGATTCGCTTCTCGTAAAACCGGTCCTGGAGGATTTCCGGCAGCACCATGACCTTTCCCGTTACGAGTTTTTTGCCGGTGACGCCGGGTTCGACAGCACGGAAAACTTCCGTTACCTGGTGCAAGATTGCAACCTTAAGCCGGTTATTAACCTCAATCCCCGGAATACTAAAGAGCTGCCTGAGCCCCGGCTCGCTCCCGAGGGAGTACCAGTGTGCCCCAAAAATCCATCCTTAAAGTTTAAATACGCCGGCTTCTGTAAATCCAGAAACCGTATTAAATGGCTCTGCCCCTTAAGTAAGCCGGGGAAAAAGGGTTATACTTGCACCTGTCAAGACCCGTGTACCCCCTCTAAAAGCGGCCGGATGGTTTACACTTATCCCCAGGACAACTACCGAAAAAATACTCCCGTCCCAAGGAACTCTGAGCTATGGAAGAAAATCTACCTTTTGCGCATTGCCGTGGAGCAAGCCATCTCCCGGCTAAAGCTTCCCCTCATGCTTGGCCGATTAACGGTGACGGACTTTGCTAGTGCTTCTTGCGATCTTGTCCTGGCAGCGATTGCTCAAAATCTTGTCGCTTTAATCGCTTTGAGAGCCAAGCTCAATGATAAAGTAAGGTCTATACGCTGGCTTGTTGCTTAGGGCAGAACTTGCTTCCCTATCTTGTCCATATAGCCGCGCCTCTTGGTTATCTTTTTCTTTGAAACTCGGTACAACAGGTACCTTAAATCCATTATTTGTAAGTAGAAGAACCTGACTTTGCATAAGGGCTCTTTTTGATTTTTAAAGAACGTTAGTTTTGCAAGCGCCTAGATGTTTTTTCAATCGAGGCCGTCGCTGCTTTTCTCTTTCCCGCTATAACTCCCCCCTTGTTAATGTAACTCCCGGCATGACAAATCACCGGGGAACTCTCCCGGACCTGGCTCCTGCCAGGTTTTGGAGCAAATTAAAAACCAGGCTCCCGCAGCGTGACAATTGCTAATCACCTTCGTAGTCAAGGAATTCCGGTCACCTGGTATATACTCCCGGTTCCACTACCGGAAACTATGCAAAGACTATAGGAAAAGGCTCCAGCTTGTATAATAAGTTCGCCGCTATTTTTTAAAATCCTGCTGGAACTAAATGACCGGATTAAACAAGGTGGAGAACATCGAAAAGGCCCTGGATAAATTGCCGCGGTTGTCAAAGAGCTATAGAGAAAGGCCATGGTTTTTGGGGCTTTAAAAAAACGTCTACCTGAGGGTTTGTTAACCCCCCTGTAGACGTCTTTGCCTCTGGGAGTCTTATTCTTCGACATCAATCTCTATTTTCCTGCCGGTGGCCCGAAAAAAAGCTGCGGTCAAAGCCCGGCTAACCAGGACGGCCGTTATATCTTTGCGATAGGCGCCGGAGCCACGGAGGAGGCTGTCCCGAGGCCGGGCAGCTTCTTTAGCCGCCGCTGCGGCCCGGGCAATCACCTCCGGGCACGGCTCCACACCGACAAGGATCGCAGCCGCTTCCTCACATAGGAAAGGCCGCGGGGCCACCGGGGCGATGCAGATGCGCGCCCGAGTGCATCTGCCCCCCCTTACTTGGACCCGCACGGCAGTATTGAGCATCGGCAGGGACAGGGCCCGCCGGGGCGAAAGGCGCTTGAAGTCCGAACCCTCTCCCTCACCCCATATGGGAATACTAAAATGGGTTAATATCTCCCTACCGGCATCTACCTTGGAACGACCGACGCCTTCATATAGGTTTTCGACCGGCATCCGACGCTCGCCTGCCGGCCCTAGGATGGTGGCCACTGCCCCCAGGGCCACCAGGGCTACCGCCGTATCGGCCGCCGGTTGGGCGTTTACTACATTGCCCCCCAGGGTGCCGACGTTGCGGATCTGGGGCGAGCCGACGGCCGCCGCAGCGGCCGCCAGGGCCGGGAGTTTTTCCCGGATAAGCTTTGCGGCGGCAGCCTCGGCGTGGGTGACCGCCCCGCCGAGGATTATCTCCCCGTCTTTTTCCTCAATGACCTTTAACTCCGGGATGCGGGAAACGTCCACCAGGGTATTAACCTGCCGCTTTTCTTCTTTAAGATCGATTACCAAGTCGGTGCCCCCGGCGATAATCCGCGCCCCCGGGCGGGCGGCCAGCATGGCCAGGGCTTCCTCCGTCGAGTTGGCAATAAGGTACTCCTGCGGCATGGTATCGCTCCTTAAAAAATTAGAACCTTTCCCAAACCTTGACCGCCAGCTCCCTGGCCCTGGCGGCAATGGCCGCCTCATCCAGGTGCAGGAGCCTTCGAGCGCGCATGAGGATTTTGCCGCCGATGATGGTCGTGTCCACAAGGCCGCCGTTGAAGCCGAAAAGGAGGTGGCCGAACCAGTTATCGGCCGTTATCGGGGTAGGTGCATGATAATTCACCAGTATTATGTCGGCATAGGCCCCTTCCTGGAGACGCCCCACGGGGTGGGCGAAGAACCGCTCCGCTATGCGGGAGTTGTTGCTGAAGACCATGGCCGGGACTTCCGACCAGCCGGCATTGGGATCGCCGGAAACGAGGCGGCGCAGAACATTGGCCGTCTTCAGGGATTCAAACATATCGCTGGTATAGCCGTCCGTCCCCAGGCCGACGACCACCCCCGCCGCAAGCATTTCTCCCACCGGAGCGCAGCCGACGGCGTTACCCATGTTGGATTCCGGATTGTGGACCACCAGGGTACCCGTTTCCTTGAGGATGGCTATTTCCCTTTCCGTCACATGGACGCAGTGGGCGGCGACGGTATCGGGGCCCAGAATGCCGTGGTCAGCCAGGCGCTCCACCACCCGCTTACCCTCGCGCTCTAAGGCGTCTTCTACGTCCTGGATGCCTTCCGCCACGTGGATGTGAAAACCGCTGCCCACCTCCTCCGCAGCCTCCCGGCAGGCGTCCAGGGTGGCGTCGGAGAGGGTAAAGGAGGCGTGGAGGCCGAAGGTGGCGCTGAGCAAACCTTCCCCGCCGCGGTATTTTTTAATGGCCTCTACATTTTCCGCAATACCCTGCCGCATAATTTCCTCGCCGTCGCGGTCGGAAACCTCATAGGCCAGGCAGGTGCGCACACCCGCTTCACCAGCCGCCTGGGCGATCATCTCCAGGCTGCCGCGAACGGCGCAAGGGCTGGCGTGATGGTCCAGGATGGTGGTGGTGCCGTTCTTAATGCAGTCAATGAGGGGAATCAGGGCGCTGTAATAAACGTCCTCCAGGGTAAGGGCCTTATCCAGGCGCCACCAGAGGCGCTGTAAAATCTCCAGGAAATTGGTGGGCGGCGCTTCCTTCAGGGCCATGCCCCGGGCGAAGGTGCTGTAAAGGTGCATGTGGTTGTTTATCAAGCCCGGCATGATTACCATGCCCCGGGCGTCGAGCCATTCGGCTTCAGGATAACGCCGCCTAAGCTCGGCCGTCGCTCCCACGGCGACGATGCGGTCGCCCTCAACGGCCACGGCTCCGTCTGCCAGGTAGGGCCGCTCCGGTACTAAGGACAGCAGATGGCCATTGCCAACAAGGAGCATATATTTATACCTCCATACTCTGTTTTTTACGCGGCCTAATCCGCCAGGGCCTTCTCCACCGCTTTGATGATGTTCTGATAACCGGTACAGCGACAGAGGTGGCCGGACAACTCCCTTTTTATTTCCTCTCGCGTATACTTTTTACCCTTCGCCGCCATGGCCGTTGCCGTGAGGACATAACCCGGCGTACAAAAACCGCACTGGATGGCCCCTTCTTCGATGAAGGCCTTCTGCACCTTGGAAAGCTCCCCGTTTTTGGCGATACCTTCTATGGTAACTATATCTTTACCGTCGGCCCAAACGGCCAAATAAATGCAGGAGTCCACAGGCGTGCCGTCGATGAGGACGGTACAGGCACCGCACTCTCCGACTTCACATCCTTTTTTAACTCCGGTGTACCCCAGGCGTTCCCGCAAAACCTCCAGGAGGGACTCGCGTACGTCTACTTCCAGGGCGACCTGAAGGCCGTTTACGGTAAAGGATATTTTTTTAAGCAATGGCTTCACCCCCCGCCTTGACTATCGCTTCCCGCAGGGCCCTCTGGGTGAGTTCCTCCACCAAATGCTCCCGGTATTCCCTGGAAGCGCGCCAGGAGGTTCGCGCCTGGGCAGCTTTAACCGCCAGTTTGCCGATTGTCGCTATTGTTTCACTTGTTATGGCTTTGCCTTTGGCAAAGGCCTCCGCTTCCGGACAACGTCGCGGCGTCGGGCCCGCCACTCCCAGACCGATGCGCACGTCCTCCAGGATCCTGCCTTCCTTTACTTTACAAACAACGGCCACGCCCAGGGTGGCAATATCCATGGCCCTGCGTTGGGAGAATTTAATGTAATGCCCGCCGTAGCCCCGGTAATCCTCGGGGGAAATGAGAATCTGGGTGAGGAGTTCGCCGGGTTTTAAAGCGACTTTTCCGGGGCCCAGGTAAAAATCCTGGATGGGTGTTACCCGTTCACCTGTATTATTTTTTAGTTTCAACCTGGCGCCCAGGGCAAAAAGGGTGGGGGCGCTGTCGGCCGAAGTGGCTCCGTTGCACAGGTTGCCGCCGATGGTGGCAACGTTGCGTATCTGGGGGCCGCCTATGGTGAGAGCCGCCTCGGCAAGGACGGGGATATGGTCTTTAATTACCGGGTCTTCGGCCACCCGGCTGAAGGTCGTCAAGGGGCCGATGGCGATAGTACCGTCCTCTAATTTCTGCACGCCCTCAAGGGATTTTATGTGACGAATGCTTAAAAGCTCCGCACCCTCAATAACACCGTGCCGCAGCTTTATCAAAACATCGGTGCCGCCGGCGATTACCGTCAGGCGGGGGTTGGCTGCCAAGAGCGCCAGGGCTTCGGCGAGGGTTGTCGCCTCATGATATCCTTGAAAATTGTACATAAATTCCTCACCGCCTTCCTATATGAGCCCGGCTTCTTTGCATTTCTCGAAGACCTTCTGGGGAGTCATGGGCAACCTGTTAAAGGCCACGCCGGTAGCGTCGAACACGGCGTTGCGGACGGCCGGGGCCACCGGAATTACCGGCGGCTCGCCCAGGGCCTTGCAGCCGTAAGGGCTTGTCGGCTCGTGGGTTTCCACGAAGGCCACGCCGATTTCCGGCACGTCCATGATGGTCGGTATTTTATAATCCAGCAGGTTGTTATTCAAAGGTCTTCCCGTCTTTTCATCAAAGAGTAGTTGTTCCGCCAGGGCATAACCGATGCCCATGCTTACGCCGCCGTGGACCTGGCCTTCCGCCAGCTGCGGGTTGATGATTTTTCCCGAATCGTGGACGTTGTATATTTCTAGGATCTCTATTTTCCCGGTTTTCAGGTCCACCTCCACTTCGGCAAAGGTGGCGCCGAAGACAAAGGCGTTAATCCGGGCGTTGTTGGACGTATCGCTCGTTATGGGGCTGGCGAAAACGGTATCGTAATAGGTGTGCAGGGCTACTTCCTCCAGGGGCATGACGACTTCCCCGGAGTGCTTATAGACAATATTCCGGTCTTTAATATCTAGGGCGTGGGCGGGGATGTCGGTCATACCCCAGACGAAATCCAAAATTTTGGCCTTCACCTCGGCGGCCGCTTTGGCCACGGCCATGCCGGTGATATAAGTTTGTCTGGAGGCGTAGGCGCCGGTATCGAAGGGGGTGATATCGGTGTCCTGGGTGGAAACGACGTGCACCATATCGACGGGGATACCCAGGACTTCCGCCACCATCTGGGCAAAAACCGTATCGCTCCCCTGCCCTATTTCGGTGGCTCCGACCTGCAGCTGGACGGAGCCGTCCTGGTTCAATACGATTCTTGCTCCGGCCATTTCCAGCCCTACCGGATGGGTCCCGGAAGCGTAGCTGAAACAGGCCATTCCCAGGCCGCGCCGTTTGCTGCCGGTTTGATTTTTATAGCGCTCCTTTTTCTCGTCCCATTTGATTAACTCTTTCCCCTTCATTATGCATTCGCGAATGCCGCAGCTCCTGACCCTGTTGCCGTTTAAGGGGTCGACATAACCCTCCGTTACCAGATTCTTCAGCCGTAGTTCAATGGGATCCATATTGAGCCTCCGGGCAATGGCGTCCAGGTGGCTTTCCACGGCGAAGGTTATCTGGGGCGAGCCGTAACCCCGCATGGCGCCGGCGACGGGCAGGTTGGTGTAAACGGTATAAGGTTCGTATTTCAAAGCTTCCATGGGGTAAAGGATCCTGAACTTCGTGCCGCCGGCCATGGCGATGGAATGGCCATGGGAGGCATAGGCACCGGTATTGGCGACGGCCTTGATATGCATGCCGATGAGCTTCCCGTCTTTGCTGACCCCTGTCTTAATC belongs to Moorella humiferrea and includes:
- the xdhA gene encoding xanthine dehydrogenase molybdenum-binding subunit XdhA, which translates into the protein MASAVVGRSISRVDAVAKVTGKAKYTADFFTRDMLVGKILRSPYAHARIKNIDADRARALPGVEAVLTYKDVPQIKFATAGHPYALDPKHRDKADRTILTDKARFVGDAVAAVVARDELTALEALKLIDVEYEVLEPLLTPEAAMREGAPRIHEDCEGNILSSFGYEIGNIEEAWQKADYIFEDELETSIVQHCQLENHTSYAYVDSDGRIVIVTSTQIPHIIRRIVGQALGIPWGRVRVIKPYVGGGFGSKQDACLEPIVAAMTLAVGGRPVKLELSREECMIDTRTRHAIKYKIKTGVSKDGKLIGMHIKAVANTGAYASHGHSIAMAGGTKFRILYPMEALKYEPYTVYTNLPVAGAMRGYGSPQITFAVESHLDAIARRLNMDPIELRLKNLVTEGYVDPLNGNRVRSCGIRECIMKGKELIKWDEKKERYKNQTGSKRRGLGMACFSYASGTHPVGLEMAGARIVLNQDGSVQLQVGATEIGQGSDTVFAQMVAEVLGIPVDMVHVVSTQDTDITPFDTGAYASRQTYITGMAVAKAAAEVKAKILDFVWGMTDIPAHALDIKDRNIVYKHSGEVVMPLEEVALHTYYDTVFASPITSDTSNNARINAFVFGATFAEVEVDLKTGKIEILEIYNVHDSGKIINPQLAEGQVHGGVSMGIGYALAEQLLFDEKTGRPLNNNLLDYKIPTIMDVPEIGVAFVETHEPTSPYGCKALGEPPVIPVAPAVRNAVFDATGVAFNRLPMTPQKVFEKCKEAGLI
- the ssnA gene encoding putative aminohydrolase SsnA: MLLVGNGHLLSLVPERPYLADGAVAVEGDRIVAVGATAELRRRYPEAEWLDARGMVIMPGLINNHMHLYSTFARGMALKEAPPTNFLEILQRLWWRLDKALTLEDVYYSALIPLIDCIKNGTTTILDHHASPCAVRGSLEMIAQAAGEAGVRTCLAYEVSDRDGEEIMRQGIAENVEAIKKYRGGEGLLSATFGLHASFTLSDATLDACREAAEEVGSGFHIHVAEGIQDVEDALEREGKRVVERLADHGILGPDTVAAHCVHVTEREIAILKETGTLVVHNPESNMGNAVGCAPVGEMLAAGVVVGLGTDGYTSDMFESLKTANVLRRLVSGDPNAGWSEVPAMVFSNNSRIAERFFAHPVGRLQEGAYADIILVNYHAPTPITADNWFGHLLFGFNGGLVDTTIIGGKILMRARRLLHLDEAAIAARARELAVKVWERF
- a CDS encoding ABC transporter ATP-binding protein, with product MTAPLIEMRGITKVFPGVVANDGVNLTVRAGEIHALLGENGAGKSTLMSILTGLYRPDGGEIYIDGQRVNFRSPRDAIAAGIGMVHQHFRLVAPFTVTENVALGLKGGFRLNLNRLAEEIAALSKEYGLQVDPQARIWQLSVGEQQRVEIIKLLYRHARVLILDEPTAVLTPQEARDLYRTLKKMAARGCAVIFITHKLQEVMDAADTITILRGGKTIATVKKSETNEKELARMMVGREILWQIDKLAARKGDKILEIKNLKAFNDKGLPALKGVNLTVHAGEILGIAGVAGNGQRELAEVIAGLRPFHEGTVIIAGEELDRCDPCRAINVGVSYIPEDRLGMGLVPNMGAVDNLLLKEYRHPRWGRTLLDRRAARRWAKELVERFQVKTAGLDAPVKLMSGGNLQRLLLAREISSRPRLLVAVYPARGLDIGATETIHRLLLEQRAAGTAVLLISEDLEELFRLADRIAVIYEGEIMGLMAVEEADVEEIGLMMAGAKRMEVGA
- the xdhB gene encoding xanthine dehydrogenase FAD-binding subunit XdhB is translated as MYNFQGYHEATTLAEALALLAANPRLTVIAGGTDVLIKLRHGVIEGAELLSIRHIKSLEGVQKLEDGTIAIGPLTTFSRVAEDPVIKDHIPVLAEAALTIGGPQIRNVATIGGNLCNGATSADSAPTLFALGARLKLKNNTGERVTPIQDFYLGPGKVALKPGELLTQILISPEDYRGYGGHYIKFSQRRAMDIATLGVAVVCKVKEGRILEDVRIGLGVAGPTPRRCPEAEAFAKGKAITSETIATIGKLAVKAAQARTSWRASREYREHLVEELTQRALREAIVKAGGEAIA
- a CDS encoding ABC transporter permease is translated as MAKTSFITWEKRLEPSRALAVVVPVAAVIMALGVAAVFLAATGYRPLQVYQDMLAGVVGSKYGLSETVVKAIPLMLAGLGVSVAFRMLLWNIGAEGQFYMGAFGASWVALTFPHLPAYIMLPAMFLAGVAMGGLWAVLPALPRAKWGVNEVITTLMLNYVAILWVDYLVYGPWKDPKGFNFPLTAPFSEAATLPTIGGTRIHLGLIFALVAAVLLAVVLWRTRWGYEIRVIGESPRAARYAGIKIEKNIILVMLLSGALAGLAGMSEVAGITHRLQHGISPGYGYTAIIIAWLAKLHPAAIVLVSFLFSALIVGGYSVQTAGVPAATVSMLQGAILFFVLGGEIFTRYRLRLRSKEVR
- a CDS encoding BMP family ABC transporter substrate-binding protein, yielding MMRKGWRFIPVLLLALVVAVFAAGCGGQKPAGNSQSGEKPAAGQAADQKMKVAFIYVGPIGDAGWTWAHEQGRKYLVDKLPWVEASYVENVPEGADVERVLTELAEKGNKVIFATSFGYMDYVIKVAQKYPNVVFMHCSGYKTAANVGTYFGAMEEPRYLSGMVAGKMTKTNVLGYVAAHPIPEVIRGINAFTLGARSVNPNVKVKVVWTNTWYDPAAEKQAALSLLDAGADVIAQHQDTPGPQQAAQERGKYGIGYNSDMRQFAPNANLTSPIWNWGPYYVKTVEAVKNGTWKSEDYYGTMKDGVVDLGPFSDKVPQEVRDLVNAKKQEIIDGKFYVFQGPIKDQSGKVRVPEGQKMSHQDVLGFDWFVEGVEGDIPK
- the xdhC gene encoding xanthine dehydrogenase subunit XdhC, with amino-acid sequence MLKKISFTVNGLQVALEVDVRESLLEVLRERLGYTGVKKGCEVGECGACTVLIDGTPVDSCIYLAVWADGKDIVTIEGIAKNGELSKVQKAFIEEGAIQCGFCTPGYVLTATAMAAKGKKYTREEIKRELSGHLCRCTGYQNIIKAVEKALAD
- a CDS encoding transposase, with the protein product MPKHKQISLCDLYEEFEQASSKDKLKMLTDYVDIEEIIPLEVKLAYYKSTGRPPYSLASMLSALILQKILSIPTVELLVTFLELSEPLRDFCGFTQSVPDPATFSRFKDKIGPKELKKILDRLVELTEPYLKKLDPFAASLLVLDTTGLEVPVRENNPKFFYSLKNQVEKGAPEKPENEIYAMTIAKMPKCARAAPKAKLMYTNGHFAYAYTAAILTNGFGLVRNVMLFEGQKDSLLVKPVLEDFRQHHDLSRYEFFAGDAGFDSTENFRYLVQDCNLKPVINLNPRNTKELPEPRLAPEGVPVCPKNPSLKFKYAGFCKSRNRIKWLCPLSKPGKKGYTCTCQDPCTPSKSGRMVYTYPQDNYRKNTPVPRNSELWKKIYLLRIAVEQAISRLKLPLMLGRLTVTDFASASCDLVLAAIAQNLVALIALRAKLNDKVRSIRWLVA
- a CDS encoding FAD binding domain-containing protein, translated to MPQEYLIANSTEEALAMLAARPGARIIAGGTDLVIDLKEEKRQVNTLVDVSRIPELKVIEEKDGEIILGGAVTHAEAAAAKLIREKLPALAAAAAAVGSPQIRNVGTLGGNVVNAQPAADTAVALVALGAVATILGPAGERRMPVENLYEGVGRSKVDAGREILTHFSIPIWGEGEGSDFKRLSPRRALSLPMLNTAVRVQVRGGRCTRARICIAPVAPRPFLCEEAAAILVGVEPCPEVIARAAAAAKEAARPRDSLLRGSGAYRKDITAVLVSRALTAAFFRATGRKIEIDVEE